Proteins co-encoded in one Quercus robur chromosome 8, dhQueRobu3.1, whole genome shotgun sequence genomic window:
- the LOC126696119 gene encoding zinc finger BED domain-containing protein RICESLEEPER 2-like has protein sequence MRKNAFHNLSIVDGSFRTCPSDDEWDKAWKIAKFLKPFYDITTLFLGTQYFTANLYFHGVWKIHLRILEDMKDDNIVISDMAKTMKEKFDKYWDCYNIVLSFVVILGPRYKLQFVEFSYRQLYGTNGTKMVMDLRDKLYSLFDGYLHATNYEAHNMVENASSSGANEKVRDADIAGFDTFESQISGSIDSKSQLDMYLEETQFDHNTHMDLEILQYWESNCGHFLELSLIGRDIMSIPITTFASESAFSIGG, from the exons ATGAGGAAG AATGCATTTCACAATTTGAGTATTGTTGATGGAAGCTTTCGCACTTGTCCCTCAGATGATGAATGGGATAAGGCCTGGAAGATAGCAAAGTTTTTGAAGCCATTTTATGACATCACCACTCTCTTTTTAGGCACTCAATACTTTACTGCCAACTTATACTTTCATGGTGTATGGAAAATTCATTTGCGTATTTTAGAAGATATGAAAGATGATAATATAGTAATTAGTGACATGGCAAAaaccatgaaagaaaaatttgataaatattGGGACTGTTACAACATTGTGCTATCATTTGTTGTAATTTTAGGTCCTCGATATAAGTTGCAGTTTGTAGAGTTCAGTTATAGACAACTTTATGGCACTAATGGGACAAAAATGGTGATGGATCTTCGTGACAAGTTATATTCCCTTTTCGATGGATATTTACACGCTACTAATTATGAAGCACACAATATGGTTGAAAATGCATCTAGTAGTGGTGCTAATGAGAAGGTGAGAGATGCTGATATTGCTGGTTTTGATACATTTGAGAGTCAAATTTCTGGTTCAATCGATAGTAAGTCACAATTAGATATGTATTTGGAAGAGACCCAATTTGACCATAACACTCATATGGACTTGGAAATTCTTCAATATTGGGAATCAAATTGTGGTCACTTTTTGGAACTTTCACTAATAGGTCGTGACATTATGAGTATTCCTATCACTACTTTTGCCTCAGAGTCTGCATTTAGCATTGGTGGTTGA
- the LOC126695147 gene encoding UBP1-associated protein 2C yields the protein MDLTKKRKLDENGVGLTVSDMDPSVPKLTPEDVRKIVDRIVDKGKLIDIVANAASRHVDVLDAVRSLADSDSSQRKLFIRGLGWDTTTEGLRSLFSSYGELEEAVVILDKQTGKSKGYGFVTFKHVDGALLALKEPSKRIDGRVTVTQLAAAGNSSSTTNSTDVSSRKIYVWEVPHDMSPDKLLSHFLSYGEIEEGPLGFDRFTGKSKGFALFVYKNPEGAQAALANPLKIIDGKQLNCKLANVDGKKGKQGDGVQVPGPIGGAAGNDGIGGMGMGSIPGSQYPGPGGIGSYGGFHGGPPQPIGHHHHPSSVNNQVPSSLGGTGGYGGPYSGYGGIGGTGAGLGGAGVGLSGTGGGSGGVGAGVGVGVGGASSLYRLPPTSVGIPSGGYPESGHYSLSSSSGYQNQHHQPGTGTSPVPRVPPGAGVMYPNVPHYF from the coding sequence ATGGACCTGACCAAGAAGCGAAAGCTCGACGAAAATGGCGTCGGTCTGACCGTCTCGGACATGGACCCCTCCGTCCCGAAACTCACACCTGAAGACGTGCGTAAGATCGTGGACCGCATCGTCGACAAGGGTAAACTCATCGACATCGTAGCCAACGCCGCCTCTCGCCACGTGGACGTCCTTGACGCCGTCCGATCTCTCGCCGACTCCGACTCTTCCCAGCGCAAGCTCTTCATCCGTGGCCTGGGTTGGGATACCACCACCGAAGGCCTCCGCAGCCTCTTCTCTTCCTACGGAGAACTCGAGGAAGCCGTAGTAATTCTCGACAAGCAGACTGGAAAATCCAAGGGTTACGGCTTCGTCACCTTCAAGCACGTCGACGGCGCGCTCCTCGCCCTCAAAGAGCCCAGCAAACGCATCGACGGCCGCGTCACCGTCACACAGCTCGCCGCCGCCGGGAATTCCTCGTCGACTACCAACTCCACCGACGTGTCGTCACGCAAGATCTACGTTTGGGAGGTTCCACACGATATGTCTCCTGATAAGCTTCTTTCTCATTTCTTGTCCTATGGGGAGATCGAGGAAGGCCCGTTGGGGTTCGATAGATTTACAGGTAAGTCGAAGGGTTTTGCGCTTTTTGTTTACAAGAATCCTGAGGGGGCACAGGCTGCGTTGGCTAATCCTCTTAAGATTATTGATGGGAAGCAATTGAATTGCAAACTGGCTAATGTGGATGGCAAGAAAGGGAAGCAAGGTGATGGGGTTCAGGTTCCGGGCCCTATTGGTGGGGCTGCTGGGAATGATGGTATTGGTGGTATGGGGATGGGTTCCATTCCCGGGTCGCAGTATCCTGGGCCGGGCGGAATTGGATCGTATGGTGGGTTTCACGGTGGGCCGCCGCAGCCTATAggacatcatcatcatccatccTCCGTGAATAATCAGGTGCCTTCGTCTTTGGGTGGCACTGGTGGGTATGGTGGGCCGTATAGTGGGTATGGTGGCATTGGTGGGACTGGTGCTGGATTGGGTGGAGCTGGAGTGGGATTAAGTGGCACCGGAGGCGGCTCTGGTGGCGTTGGTgctggtgttggtgttggtgttggtggggCTTCTTCTTTGTATAGATTGCCGCCTACTTCGGTGGGAATTCCCTCTGGTGGGTATCCAGAGAGTGGGCATTATAGCTTGTCTTCCTCATCTGGGTATCAGAATCAGCACCACCAGCCAGGGACTGGGACCTCACCAGTACCAAGGGTTCCACCTGGTGCTGGGGTAATGTACCCCAATGTCCCACATTACTTCTGA